One window of the Lacerta agilis isolate rLacAgi1 chromosome 17, rLacAgi1.pri, whole genome shotgun sequence genome contains the following:
- the GP1BB gene encoding platelet glycoprotein Ib beta chain, with protein MISLRLILLLVFLPLVTPTCPEPCQCASTLIDCTAKDLMDNNLPASFPPSTTKLYLNHNNLNSIPNGLFDNLKDLQVVHLWANPWECDCHILYLRSWLQWQQNRSFYRNVMCSSPSHLQGRIISYLSEDEIISTCQYWYCGVALISQMCLFIFLLVQAVLLLLVIVYLRRIRRIAKEARRTVTEFDEREDTWSTHSRKGAD; from the coding sequence ATGATTTCCCTCCGGCTCATCCTTCTCCTCGTCTTCCTCCCTCTCGTCACTCCAACCTGCCCTGAACCCTGCCAGTGCGCCTCCACTCTCATTGACTGCACGGCAAAAGATCTTATGGACAACAACCTCCccgcctccttccccccctcGACCACCAAGCTCTACCTCAACCATAATAATCTCAACTCCATCCCCAACGGGCTCTTTGACAACCTGAAAGACCTCCAGGTGGTTCACCTGTGGGCAAACCCCTGGGAATGTGACTGTCACATCCTCTACCTGCGCTCCTGGCTCCAGTGGCAGCAGAACCGGAGCTTTTACAGGAACGTCATGtgctcttccccctcccatctTCAAGGCAGGATCATCAGCTATTTGTCGGAGGATGAGATCATTTCCACCTGTCAGTACTGGTACTgtggtgtggcgctcatctctcagATGTGCCTTTTCATCTTCCTCCTCGTGCAAGCAGTTCTGCTTCTCCTGGTCATCGTCTACCTGCGTAGAATCCGAAGGATAGCCAAGGAAGCTAGGCGAACGGTCACCGAGTTCGACGAACGGGAAGATACGTGGTCGACTCATTCCCGAAAGGGTGCAGACTGA